In Nymphalis io chromosome 13, ilAglIoxx1.1, whole genome shotgun sequence, one genomic interval encodes:
- the LOC126772993 gene encoding mitogen-activated protein kinase kinase kinase 4 isoform X1: MDLEEKDWKKKLGFPINYDSGQSSEEDTDSKDVVMRHPRQSSRYLLEENGDGTEADLLGTTPPRARIRDKEKRRNVFEAGLSVQKTLVEGRNFNDMSSPSPPERLKKRSSLKLIRTKERDWKDGQRESRADSLPSPNPQAAVPTLVESCSRFMSLTSRLKCRAAYENEIQERCSDEELPASRVNFHNTFSMLINMGNIEKGCRRTISREEQVWQNELKDLIWLELKAKLAGRTLSQQDAYLCAQRNIIPSVVQRILEYKFVNPDPCRNTSQKFAVDDSDEEQPERAEDTAGDDDGEGAGAGRAWAGCAAVACGRCARAVGAAMRDVAALLDAHAAALALYPSGAAAAADHPALGGAALAHRLRALCLWYSTALHMRLKVLSVRRMLRTAQGKARALAAGRKSSVTRSPGQVRFNVSNNTSDSNNSDTSGHSEGKEPGTEERRDGDVQTLDSNNLENVSSDKGEEEKVESKTDLDVEPKGLDVPDGGAPAAGPYSSAESGYTSEAERAAPPDVFELGPLGDVARLRLLGRSAVSAYRDYHHEMLKTQGVRRCLMFMNKMCSKLLNKVYLTLLEPQADSGEEDMSEVFEDTKETEQKADVNQDAINEYELRRYGCWSKETLAMRLPSYRNHFLLLTSISMEAVHDYLSLRMESRPENPSCLTIKQLIHELKEGLDISAEVRASFARNVQAALGGDMPGALRQLLHTYDGTVATALQQYLSYLRIMSEKESLSRAQLAGEWAFTQRLAARAPPAAALAPAAFADMACNQLNRVLNRFEEQFAEVMELEKSDPSDLDDQRYLVYTLCRQTQCIYAGSRDAALQAAHWARALAARLAPPLRADIFNSLMAIRDCLVRHTAVILKSSRSALLSTELPRDLRDSLGARVRELLLQVYKLGFELHTELHKFAQAPFKDQLERRVRRQRPSSLQPSRPQTPRLRRKRPETMLIHESINPIHKELHRFVNSSSPRPAFPRPSATGSPRRMKFLRSESIGEEVEPSALDESGFDVTGAAAEAEAEAAASAEACAGRAARAVVQFARCWMSFVVERCERGRGLRPRWASQGLEFLMLACDPYNTKHLSDEEFEELKQQMDGCISHVVGSRAAAASQPAAPLRQRHRVHSPLSSTSSTNSKEGATPPTPPSEIDAPLILHSLDDAAHRKRIVEALRQLDECRDAKLQSSRAVGRVLESTVKSYEPKLRQLTFKWQRGLKIGAGTFGKVYTVVNTQSGQLLAMKELSVAAGDRRALQRAANELRVLEGVLHPHLVRYYGCELHREEMLLFMELCVEGSLETLVAASGALAEPTARRYSKQLLSAVAELHARSIAHRDIKSGNIFLTNDGHCLKLGDFGCAVKIRANTTAPGELQGFVGTQAYMAPEVFMKSSGHGRAADIWSLGCVVTEMASGKRPFSEYDSNYQIMFVVGMGGRPHIPETLSEEGQQFCLSCLTHDPDLRPRAEALSLHHFLMVKSDDDCKCENAFLIT; this comes from the exons TGACTCGAAGGACGTCGTGATGAGACACCCGAGGCAATCCTCAAGGTACCTGCTGGAGGAGAATGGGGACGGGACGGAAGCGGACCTGCTCGGTACGACACCGCCTCGAGCTCGCATCAGGGATAAGGAGAAGCGAAG GAACGTATTCGAAGCTGGTTTAAGTGTACAGAAAACGCTGGTGGAAGGCAGGAACTTCAACGACATGTCTTCACCTTCCCCACCAG AACGTCTTAAGAAACGCTCTAGTCTGAAGCTCATCAGAACCAAGGAACGGGACTGGAAGGATGGCCAACGGGAATCCAGGGCAGATTCGCTCCCATCACCCAATCCTCAGGCTGCTGTGCCAACTTTg GTGGAGTCCTGTAGCCGCTTCATGTCGCTGACCTCTCGTCTCAAGTGTCGAGCTGCTTACGAGAACGAGATCCAAGAGAGGTGCTCGGATGAAGAGCTGCCAGCTAGCAGGGTCAACTTCCACAATACGTTCAGCATGCTCATTAACATGGGGAATATTGAGAAGGGTTGTCGACGTACA atAAGTCGTGAGGAGCAGGTCTGGCAGAACGAGCTGAAGGATCTCATCTGGTTAGAATTAAAAGCGAAGCTTGCCGGCCGGACGCTCAGCCAGCAAGACGCATATCTTTGCGCGCAGAGAAACATTATTCCCTCCGTCGTGCAGAGAATTCTGGAGTACAA ATTCGTAAATCCAGACCCGTGTAGGAATACTTCGCAGAAGTTCGCCGTAGACGACTCCGACGAGGAACAGCCCGAGCGAGCGGAAGACACGGCCGGCGACGATGACGGCGAAG GCGCGGGCGCGGGTCGCGCGTGGGCGGGCTGCGCGGCGGTGGCGTGCGGGCGCTGCGCGCGCGCGGTGGGCGCGGCCATGCGCGACGTGGCGGCGCTGCTGGACGCGCACGcggcggcgctggcgctgtaCCCGTcgggcgccgccgccgccgccgaccACCCCGCGCTGGGCGGCGCCGCGCTGGCGCACCGCCTGCGCGCGCTGTGCCTGTGGTACAGCACGGCGCTGCACATGCGCCTCAAGGTGCTGTCCGTGCGCCGCATGCTGCGCACCGCGCAGGGGAAGGCGCGCGCGCTCGCGGCCGGCAG AAAATCGTCGGTGACCAGGTCGCCCGGTCAAGTTCGTTTTAATGTCAGCAACAACACGAGCGACTCCAACAACAGCGACACGAGCGGCCACTCGGAAGGCAAGGAACCGGGAACGGAGGAGAGGAGAGATGGTGACGTCCAAACGTTGGACTCgaataatttagaaaatgtgAGTTCAGACAAAGGGGAGGAAGAGAAAGTGGAATCGAAGACGGACCTAGACGTCGAACCCAAGGGTCTCGATGTTCCTGACGGTG GCGCGCCGGCGGCCGGCCCGTACAGCAGCGCGGAGAGCGGCTACACGTCGGAGGCCgagcgcgccgcgccgcccgacGTGTTCGAGCTGGGCCCGCTGGGGGACGTCGCCCGCCTGCGACTGCTCGGCCGCTCCGCCGTGTCCGCCTACCG CGATTACCACCACGAGATGTTGAAGACGCAAGGAGTGCGTCGCTGCCTGATGTTTATGAATAAGATGTGCAGCAAGCTACTCAACAAAGTGTACCTCACGCTGCTGGAGCCGCAG GCAGATTCTGGTGAAGAAGATATGTCAGAAGTTTTTGAAGATACCAAAGAAACAGAACAAAAGGCTGATGTGAATCAGGACGCTATCAACGAGTATGAACTTCGCAG ATACGGTTGCTGGAGTAAGGAGACTCTGGCCATGCGTCTGCCCTCCTACCGCAATCATTTCCTACTGTTGACGAGCATCAGCATGGAAGCAGTACACGACTACCTCTCGCTGAGGATGGAGAGCAGACCTGAAAACCCCTCCTGTCTCACCATCAAACAG TTGATCCACGAGCTGAAAGAGGGGCTGGACATATCCGCGGAGGTGCGCGCGTCGTTCGCCCGCAACGTGCAGGCGGCGCTGGGGGGCGACATGCCGGGCGCGCTGCGGCAGCTGCTGCACACGTACGACGGCACCGTAGCCACCGCGCTGCAGCAGTACCTGTCGTACCTGCGCATCATGTCGGAGAAGGAGTCGCTGAGCCGCGCGCAGCTGGCGGGCGAGTGGGCCTTCACGCAGCGCCTggccgcgcgcgcgccgccggcCGCCGCGCTCGCGCCCGCCGCTTTCGC AGATATGGCGTGTAATCAACTCAACAGGGTGCTCAACCGATTCGAGGAGCAGTTTGCAGAAGTAATGGAACTCGAGAAGAGCGACCCGTCCGACCTGGACGACCAAAG GTACCTGGTGTACACGCTGTGCCGCCAGACGCAGTGCATCTACGCGGGCTCGCGCGACGCGGCGCTGCAGGCCGCGCACTGGGCGCGCGCGCTGGCCGCCCGCCTGGCGCCGCCGCTGCGCGCCGACATCTTC AACAGCCTGATGGCGATCCGCGACTGCCTGGTGCGGCACACGGCGGTGATCCTGAAGAGCAGTCGCTCGGCGCTGCTGTCGACCGAGCTGCCGCGCGACCTGCGCGACAGCCTGGGCGCGCGCGTGCGGGAGCTGCTGCTGCAGGTCTACAAGCTGGGCTTCGAG CTGCACACCGAGTTGCACAAATTCGCGCAGGCCCCCTTCAAGGACCAGCTCGAGCGGCGCGTGCGTCGTCAGCGCCCCTCCTCCCTCCAGCCCTCCCGCCCCCAAACCCCTCGCCTGCGGAGGAAACGGCCGGAGACTATGCTCATCCACGAGTCCATCAACCCG ATTCACAAGGAACTACACCGGTTCGTGAACAGCTCGTCTCCGCGGCCGGCATTTCCGCGCCCCAGCGCGACGGGGTCGCCGCGGAGGATGAAGTTTCTGCGGTCCGAGAGCATAGGCGAGGAGGTGGAACCGAGCGCGCTCGACGAGAGCGGCTTCGACGTGACCGGG GCGGCGGCGGAGGCGGAGGCGGAGGCGGCGGCGAGCGCGGAGGCGTGCGcggggcgggcggcgcgcgccgTGGTGCAGTTCGCGCGCTGCTGGATGTCGTTCGTGGTGGAGCGCTGCGAGCGCGGCCGGGGGCTGCGGCCGCG ATGGGCGAGCCAAGGATTGGAATTTTTAATGTTGGCCTGCGATCCGTACAATACGAAACATTTAAGCGACGAGGAGTTCGAG GAGCTGAAGCAGCAGATGGACGGCTGCATCTCGCACGTGGTGGGgtcgcgcgccgccgccgccagcCAGCCCGCCGCGCCGCTGCGCCAGCGGCACCGCGTACAC AGTCCTCTATCGAGCACGAGCAGTACGAACAGCAAGGAGGGCGCGACCCCACCGACACCCCCCAGCGAGATCGACGCCCCACTCATATTGCACAGTCTTGACGATGCCG CTCACAGAAAACGCATCGTGGAAGCCTTACGTCAGCTGGACGAGTGTCGCGACGCGAAACTGCAGTCATCGAGAGCGGTCGGCAGGGTGTTGGAGTCGACCGTCAAGAGCTACGAGCCGAAGCTGAGGCAGTTGACCTTCAAGTGGCAGAGGGGGCTGAAGATCGGCGCCGGCACCTTCGGCAAG GTGTACACGGTGGTGAACACGCAGAGCGGCCAGCTGCTGGCCATGAAGGAGCTGAGCGTGGCGGCGGGCGACCGTCGCGCGCTGCAGCGAGCCGCCAACGAGCTGCGCGTGCTGGAGGGCGTGCTGCACCCGCACCTCGTGCGCTACTACGGCTGCGAGCTGCACCGG GAGGAGATGCTGCTGTTCATGGAGCTGTGCGTGGAGGGCTCGCTGGAGACGCTGGTGGCGGCGTCGGGCGCGCTGGCCGAGCCCACCGCGCGGCGCTACAGCAAGCAGCTGCTGAGCGCCGTCGCCGAGCTGCACGCGCGCTCCATCGCGCACCGCGACATCAAGA GCGGCAACATCTTCCTCACCAACGACGGGCACTGCCTGAAGCTGGGCGACTTCGGCTGCGCCGTGAAGATCCGCGCCAACACCACCGCGCCCGGCGAGCTGCAGGGGTTCGTGGGCACGCAGG CGTACATGGCGCCCGAAGTGTTCATGAAGTCGTCCGGACACGGTCGCGCCGCTGACATCTGGTCGTTGGGTTGTGTCGTCACGGAAATGGCGTCTGGAAAg CGACCATTCTCCGAATACGATAGCAACTATCAGATAATGTTCGTGGTGGGGATGGGAGGCCGTCCGCATATACCGGAGACCCTGTCGGAGGAGGGCCAGCAGTTCTGCCTCAGCTGCCTCACTCACGACCCCGACCTGCGTCCGCGAGCTGAAGCCTTGAGTCTTCACCACTTCTTGATG gTGAAGTCCGATGACGACTGTAAATGTGAAAATGCATTCCTTATCACGTAA